From a region of the Caldivirga sp. genome:
- a CDS encoding glycosyltransferase family 2 protein, which yields MNILQALALLIIVIAVLSSSLSLYFEVKYWRSLRDPNDDVKYPSVTVIMPVRGIDQNLEGNIKSVLEQKYPAAREYLFIIDDADDPAYGLVSGITKHYSNARVIINNGGFNKGSALAKGISEAKGDVIVIVDSDAYVHDEWLINLVKLLKAGLGAATTYRFYVPLSRLNLGLLLKASFNMIGITAMQNEKARFTWGGSTAIWRSLMVKWGVVKYLPYYLSDDYVLTHMVHRDGLKVGFTPRSIVITPENTGIRDAFKWAVRQLWYVKVYSFNGFMLYAASYTLYAVTLPSALALSVFINWIILLGLAPYLIGVVKDYYRISRIRTQNIFYARNIGIKYTYALAATSILNVYFSWLALIVTMFTKSINWRGRVFTINDVRRGIELMPLP from the coding sequence ATGAACATACTTCAAGCCCTCGCCCTACTAATAATAGTAATCGCAGTACTCTCATCATCATTATCCCTTTACTTTGAGGTTAAGTACTGGAGGAGTTTAAGGGACCCTAATGATGATGTTAAGTACCCATCTGTCACAGTAATCATGCCAGTCAGGGGCATTGACCAGAACCTTGAAGGCAACATTAAAAGCGTCTTAGAGCAGAAGTACCCTGCAGCAAGAGAGTACTTATTCATTATTGATGATGCTGATGACCCAGCCTACGGCTTAGTAAGCGGCATCACGAAACACTACAGTAATGCAAGGGTCATTATTAATAACGGCGGCTTCAATAAGGGTTCAGCATTAGCTAAGGGTATTAGTGAAGCTAAGGGTGATGTAATAGTTATTGTTGATAGTGACGCCTATGTTCATGATGAGTGGTTAATTAACCTAGTTAAGTTACTTAAGGCTGGTTTAGGAGCAGCAACAACGTACAGGTTCTACGTACCATTAAGTAGGTTAAACCTTGGTTTACTGCTTAAGGCCAGTTTTAACATGATTGGGATAACTGCAATGCAGAATGAGAAGGCTAGGTTCACTTGGGGAGGATCAACGGCAATTTGGAGAAGCCTAATGGTGAAGTGGGGTGTAGTAAAGTATCTGCCCTACTACCTCAGTGATGATTACGTGTTAACGCACATGGTTCATAGAGATGGATTAAAGGTAGGCTTTACACCAAGGTCAATTGTAATAACACCGGAGAACACTGGGATTAGGGATGCCTTTAAATGGGCTGTTAGGCAACTCTGGTATGTTAAGGTATACAGCTTTAACGGTTTCATGCTCTATGCTGCATCGTATACGCTTTACGCAGTAACGCTGCCATCAGCGTTAGCATTATCGGTGTTCATTAATTGGATTATACTGCTTGGACTAGCACCCTACCTAATTGGGGTGGTTAAGGACTACTACAGGATTAGTAGGATTAGGACTCAGAACATCTTCTATGCTAGGAATATTGGGATTAAATACACCTATGCCTTAGCTGCCACATCAATACTTAATGTCTACTTCTCCTGGCTTGCATTAATCGTAACCATGTTCACTAAGTCCATTAACTGGAGAGGTAGAGTATTTACAATTAATGACGTTAGGAGGGGTATTGAATTAATGCCCCTTCCTTAA